The Metabacillus schmidteae genome has a segment encoding these proteins:
- a CDS encoding YisL family protein, whose protein sequence is MTHAHIATWVVAIILFFVAHSLFKSGKEKPSKIVHMVLRLFYILIILTGGMLVSAIYQIDGEYIAKMILGVWTIGAMEMVLVRLKKGKPTRVFWIQFVIVVILTILLGMRLPLGIWSFS, encoded by the coding sequence ATGACACATGCACACATAGCAACATGGGTTGTTGCGATTATTTTATTTTTTGTCGCACACTCGCTGTTTAAGTCTGGAAAAGAAAAGCCATCAAAAATTGTACATATGGTTCTAAGATTATTTTATATTTTAATTATTTTGACAGGTGGTATGCTTGTATCAGCTATTTATCAGATAGATGGCGAATACATCGCGAAAATGATCTTAGGTGTATGGACAATTGGTGCAATGGAAATGGTATTAGTCCGCTTGAAAAAAGGGAAGCCGACAAGAGTATTTTGGATTCAATTTGTAATAGTTGTCATCCTTACTATCTTATTAGGAATGCGTTTGCCGCTAGGAATTTGGAGTTTTTCATAA
- a CDS encoding DUF2777 family protein: MFPLKRTDLLLNQKRSYLTGLIEIANDQYVIYDDMNDELLLLDEIQHSHLEILQSTGWKSGEWIGFGKIKTNTGTYSVNNGDTVRVRKKLPVALDEMLKELQDETFVRFIKQINSLGFSLYDCIYSYNQLLFMENRVHKKGVSFYQLDNEECILGIQHHFERGIHSSDRLEITSSLGERRLVCSKF; this comes from the coding sequence ATGTTTCCACTAAAACGAACAGATCTGCTATTAAATCAAAAACGTTCGTATTTAACTGGACTGATCGAAATAGCTAATGATCAGTACGTCATTTATGATGATATGAATGATGAGCTACTTTTATTAGATGAGATTCAACATTCTCATCTGGAAATTTTGCAATCTACAGGATGGAAAAGCGGGGAATGGATAGGATTTGGTAAGATAAAAACAAACACAGGAACTTATTCAGTCAATAATGGTGATACTGTTCGTGTTCGAAAAAAACTACCGGTAGCACTGGATGAAATGTTGAAGGAACTTCAAGATGAGACATTCGTTCGATTCATTAAACAAATTAACTCACTTGGCTTTTCACTTTATGACTGTATCTATTCATATAACCAATTATTATTTATGGAAAATCGTGTTCATAAAAAAGGAGTATCATTTTATCAATTGGACAATGAGGAATGTATACTTGGTATCCAGCATCACTTCGAAAGGGGAATCCATTCCTCAGACCGACTGGAGATAACATCAAGCCTCGGGGAAAGAAGATTGGTTTGCAGTAAATTTTAA
- the asnB gene encoding asparagine synthase (glutamine-hydrolyzing), which produces MCGITGWVNFKGNLRSEKETVKKMAETLSKRGPDDTNIWGEDHVLFGHKRLVVVDPAGGVQPMTRTKEDRSYTICYNGELYNTENIRKELLAKGYTFKGHSDTEVLLQSYIEWEEECVHRLNGIFAFAVWDSAKEKLFIGRDRLGVKPLFYKEGNGSILFGSELKAILAHPSVSAKLDKTGLSEVFGVGPARTPGVGVFKGIDELRPAHALVYTKDGLKKWRYWNVVSKPHEDTVEETSDKVRSLFTDAVTRQLVSDVPLCTFLSGGVDSSAITAIAAEHYKKEGKGQLHTYSIDYEDNEKFFKANEFQPNSDGPWIQKMSDEFNTVHHRCVITQQELVDHLIEATLVRDLPGMADVDSSLLWFCREIKNDFVVGLSGECADEIFGGYPWFHRPEDLASSGFPWMRSTDERMSLLKPEWQTKLNLHEYVQARHQETVNETPLLEGESEVEAKRRQLFYLNLHWFMTNLLDRKDRMSMGASLEVRVPFADHRLVEYVWNIPWDVKMYGDREKGILRKALEGILPNEVLYRKKSPYPKTHNPEYTRLVKNWLLSLVSGKDSILHELLNKQKLNDIIETEGKAFQVPWFGQLMSGPQLLAHLAQIHVWFDTYSIDIDER; this is translated from the coding sequence ATGTGTGGAATCACAGGGTGGGTAAACTTTAAAGGGAATTTACGCTCAGAGAAAGAAACTGTGAAGAAAATGGCTGAGACATTATCAAAAAGGGGACCTGATGATACAAATATTTGGGGAGAAGATCATGTGTTGTTTGGTCACAAACGACTAGTTGTTGTTGATCCTGCCGGTGGTGTTCAGCCGATGACAAGAACAAAGGAAGATCGTTCTTATACCATTTGCTATAATGGAGAGCTTTATAACACAGAGAACATCAGGAAGGAACTTCTTGCGAAGGGGTATACATTTAAGGGTCATTCCGATACAGAGGTACTCCTCCAATCATATATAGAGTGGGAAGAAGAATGTGTACATCGATTAAACGGGATATTTGCTTTTGCGGTTTGGGATTCTGCAAAAGAAAAACTGTTTATTGGAAGAGATCGTTTAGGAGTAAAACCTTTATTTTATAAAGAGGGAAATGGCTCTATTCTTTTCGGATCAGAACTAAAAGCAATTTTGGCACATCCGTCGGTTTCGGCAAAGTTAGATAAAACAGGTTTATCGGAGGTTTTTGGTGTTGGTCCGGCTCGTACACCAGGTGTCGGTGTATTTAAAGGCATTGATGAGCTCCGTCCAGCACATGCATTAGTTTATACGAAAGACGGCTTGAAAAAATGGCGCTATTGGAATGTGGTAAGCAAACCGCATGAAGATACTGTAGAAGAAACATCAGATAAAGTTCGCTCTTTATTTACTGATGCAGTAACTAGACAATTAGTTTCAGATGTTCCGCTATGTACATTCCTCTCAGGCGGGGTAGATTCCAGTGCCATTACAGCCATTGCTGCGGAGCATTACAAAAAAGAAGGAAAGGGCCAGCTTCATACGTATTCAATAGATTACGAGGATAATGAGAAGTTTTTTAAGGCAAATGAATTCCAACCGAACTCAGATGGCCCATGGATTCAGAAAATGAGCGATGAATTCAATACGGTACATCACCGCTGTGTCATTACTCAGCAGGAGTTAGTTGATCATCTTATTGAAGCAACTCTTGTCCGTGACCTACCAGGTATGGCTGATGTTGATTCATCATTGCTTTGGTTTTGTCGTGAAATAAAAAATGATTTTGTTGTTGGCCTCTCAGGTGAATGTGCAGATGAAATTTTTGGAGGCTATCCATGGTTTCATCGTCCTGAAGACTTAGCCAGCTCCGGCTTTCCGTGGATGCGCTCTACAGATGAAAGAATGTCATTATTAAAGCCTGAATGGCAAACGAAATTAAATTTACATGAATATGTTCAAGCTCGTCATCAAGAAACTGTGAACGAAACACCTTTACTTGAAGGTGAATCTGAAGTCGAAGCGAAAAGACGACAGCTCTTTTATTTAAATTTGCACTGGTTTATGACAAATTTATTAGATCGTAAAGATCGAATGAGTATGGGGGCCAGCTTAGAAGTACGTGTACCATTTGCCGATCACCGTCTTGTCGAGTATGTATGGAATATTCCTTGGGATGTGAAAATGTATGGAGATCGTGAGAAGGGGATCCTTCGAAAAGCGTTAGAAGGAATTCTGCCAAATGAAGTTCTCTATCGCAAGAAAAGTCCTTATCCGAAAACACATAATCCGGAGTATACGAGATTAGTGAAAAATTGGTTGTTATCACTTGTGAGTGGAAAGGATTCCATATTGCATGAGCTTCTCAACAAGCAAAAGCTAAATGATATCATTGAAACAGAAGGGAAAGCATTCCAAGTACCATGGTTTGGACAATTAATGTCAGGTCCACAGCTTCTTGCCCATCTAGCGCAAATTCATGTATGGTTTGACACTTATTCAATTGATATTGACGAAAGATAA
- a CDS encoding MATE family efflux transporter — MSTLRKDRKMTLFALTWPIFIEIMLHMLMGNADTLMLSQYSDHSVAAVGVSNQILFLLIVMFGFIATGTTILVAQYIGGNLYKEAKEISSVSLSANLLFSILISVIIVIASEDILQLMNLPQELMADAMFYLKVVGGFSFLQALIMTAGAILKSYGYTKDSMYLTIGMNLINIIGNYLFIFGPFGIPVLGVQGVAISTVVSRFIGLLAILYILKQRVHFTLSLKGLFKLPAHYIKKLLYIGIPTAGEQLSYNASQMMITVFITMIGTEALTTKVYAQNLMMLILLFSLAVSQGTQILVGYMVGAKEYDSAYKRCLKSLQSGIVISTLMAIVFTLFSDQLLGIFTSNERILEVGGTLILLTIILEPGRAFNMIIIGSLRAAGDIRFPTYIGILSMWGIGVPIAYVLGIHYDLGLVGVWIAYITDEWARGIIMYYRWKSKAWQGKRFTQEAVVS, encoded by the coding sequence ATGTCTACTTTAAGGAAAGATCGTAAAATGACATTATTTGCATTAACATGGCCCATATTTATTGAAATTATGCTTCATATGTTAATGGGAAATGCTGATACATTGATGCTTAGTCAGTATTCTGATCATTCTGTGGCAGCTGTTGGTGTTTCCAATCAAATATTATTTCTATTAATTGTCATGTTTGGGTTTATTGCGACAGGGACGACGATTCTCGTTGCTCAATATATAGGTGGAAATCTTTATAAAGAAGCAAAAGAAATATCTTCTGTTTCACTTTCTGCAAATCTCTTATTTAGTATTCTGATTAGTGTTATCATTGTCATTGCAAGTGAAGATATCCTGCAACTGATGAATTTACCTCAGGAACTAATGGCAGATGCAATGTTTTATTTAAAGGTTGTTGGAGGATTTTCCTTTCTTCAAGCTTTAATCATGACAGCAGGTGCAATTCTTAAAAGCTATGGTTATACGAAGGATTCCATGTACCTGACAATCGGAATGAATTTAATTAATATTATTGGAAACTATTTATTTATCTTTGGACCTTTTGGTATTCCTGTTTTAGGTGTTCAAGGTGTTGCGATTTCAACTGTTGTATCCCGTTTTATTGGGTTACTCGCTATTCTTTATATTTTAAAGCAACGTGTTCACTTTACTCTTAGCCTTAAAGGTCTTTTCAAACTTCCGGCACATTATATTAAAAAGCTTCTTTATATCGGTATACCTACTGCTGGTGAACAATTGTCATATAATGCATCTCAAATGATGATCACAGTTTTCATCACAATGATTGGAACAGAAGCCTTAACAACAAAAGTGTATGCCCAAAATCTAATGATGCTCATTTTATTATTTAGCTTGGCAGTAAGTCAGGGGACACAAATTTTAGTTGGCTATATGGTAGGAGCAAAAGAGTATGATTCGGCATACAAAAGATGCCTAAAAAGCTTGCAATCTGGTATCGTTATTTCTACGTTGATGGCGATCGTCTTTACCTTGTTTTCCGATCAATTGCTCGGTATCTTCACCTCAAATGAAAGGATACTCGAGGTTGGCGGCACATTAATTTTACTTACCATCATACTTGAGCCTGGAAGAGCCTTTAATATGATCATCATCGGTTCTTTAAGAGCAGCCGGAGATATACGGTTCCCTACCTACATTGGGATCCTGTCAATGTGGGGCATAGGTGTACCAATTGCCTATGTGCTTGGCATTCATTATGACCTTGGACTTGTTGGAGTATGGATTGCTTATATAACAGACGAATGGGCACGAGGAATAATTATGTACTATCGTTGGAAATCAAAAGCATGGCAAGGAAAACGATTTACTCAAGAAGCTGTTGTTTCGTAA
- a CDS encoding helix-turn-helix transcriptional regulator, with amino-acid sequence MSHIEFQVPAFPTFITGGYAIFEKNTKHFHRTFTVFDLIYVKSGELFLTEDHEPYSIGKGQYIILIPGFEHFGHKGCHVKSEYYWFHFIIPTTYEIVEKGITNWADIHEYQGDYDQPPSYRLSIPCYGEIENTSFVETIFQQLLNVDHQTPDYQLRQQLFFQEFLLHLQKEACKIPTAAEKVVEEAVAYIQTHYKDEVKMEDLADAIHFHPDYITRCMQKIVGETPNHYLNKYRMNQAKKLLATTDQKIANISKEVGIMDSTYFSKLFKKMEGITPIEYRKVILRR; translated from the coding sequence TTGTCACATATTGAGTTTCAGGTACCAGCTTTTCCGACCTTCATTACGGGAGGATATGCTATTTTTGAAAAGAATACAAAACATTTTCACAGAACATTTACCGTTTTTGATTTGATTTATGTAAAATCAGGGGAATTATTTCTAACTGAGGATCATGAGCCATACTCAATTGGCAAAGGCCAATACATCATATTGATCCCAGGTTTTGAACACTTTGGTCACAAAGGATGTCATGTGAAGTCAGAATATTATTGGTTTCATTTTATCATCCCGACAACCTATGAAATTGTTGAAAAAGGAATTACAAACTGGGCTGATATTCACGAGTATCAAGGCGATTATGATCAGCCTCCTTCTTATAGATTGTCAATTCCCTGCTATGGAGAAATAGAGAATACGAGCTTTGTAGAAACAATTTTTCAGCAATTATTAAATGTTGATCATCAAACACCGGATTATCAATTAAGACAGCAATTGTTTTTTCAGGAGTTTCTTTTACACCTTCAAAAGGAAGCGTGTAAAATCCCTACTGCTGCTGAAAAGGTGGTAGAAGAAGCGGTAGCTTATATACAGACTCATTATAAGGATGAAGTAAAAATGGAGGATCTTGCAGATGCCATCCATTTTCACCCGGATTATATAACTCGTTGTATGCAAAAAATTGTTGGTGAGACACCTAATCATTATTTAAATAAATATCGGATGAACCAAGCAAAAAAATTGTTAGCCACAACAGATCAAAAGATTGCCAATATCTCAAAAGAAGTAGGAATTATGGACTCCACTTACTTTTCAAAATTATTCAAGAAAATGGAAGGGATAACACCAATTGAATATAGAAAAGTTATTTTAAGGAGATAA
- a CDS encoding alpha-glycosidase — protein MLKEAIYHRPKDQYAYTACNGSFHIQLRTKHQDVTSVTLFYGDPFEFDNGQWKYTSAQMMQSGTDGLFDYWSIAVSPPQKRLRYAFHLKSFKMELFFTEKGFSDNVHNDFPAYFCLPYYHHSDAFKAPEWVKSTVWYQIFPDRFANGDSSNDPSATLAWNSIEPTSDSIFGGDLRGVIQHLDYLVDLGINGIYFTPLFKANSNHKYDTVDYFQIDPQFGSLQDMKEVVEECHARGIRVMLDAVFNHCGKDFPPFQDVLRHGESSKYKDWFHVSFSSAGDIQYETFAFEKSMPKLNTQHPEVRKLLFDVGQFWIKECHIDGWRLDVANEIDHQFWRDFRYVIKRDDPDVYLVGEVWHDAMPWLDGNQFDAVMNYPFAQMLHQFFAYDVMNVEEFTFTLQKYLHLYPKPVYQTLFNMVGSHDTPRIINLAKMNKQKIKLLSVFQFSFFGSPSIYYGDEIGLTGDQDPGCRKCMEWDASKQDQDMLTFMKKLIQLRKQYPVLGNDGEFQLLSYDKNKNSLCYQRENSKHLVIIIINNHPERQTMLLPLQLKDRTILDLWNSEEFAAHSDQLSITLDGYDFALLLLKK, from the coding sequence TTGCTGAAAGAAGCTATTTACCATCGTCCTAAAGACCAATATGCATACACTGCTTGTAATGGGTCTTTTCACATTCAACTTCGAACAAAGCATCAAGATGTTACATCTGTCACTCTTTTTTATGGAGATCCTTTTGAATTCGATAATGGTCAATGGAAGTACACATCTGCACAAATGATGCAAAGTGGTACAGATGGATTGTTTGATTACTGGTCAATCGCCGTGTCTCCACCACAAAAGCGCCTTAGGTATGCATTTCACCTAAAAAGTTTCAAAATGGAACTCTTTTTTACGGAAAAAGGATTTTCTGATAATGTTCATAATGATTTTCCAGCTTATTTTTGCTTACCATACTATCATCATTCTGATGCATTTAAAGCGCCTGAATGGGTAAAAAGTACAGTTTGGTATCAAATCTTTCCTGATCGATTTGCAAATGGAGATTCTTCAAATGACCCTTCTGCAACATTAGCATGGAACAGCATTGAGCCTACTTCAGATTCTATTTTTGGAGGAGATTTACGAGGAGTCATCCAACACCTTGATTATTTAGTAGACCTTGGGATAAACGGCATTTACTTTACCCCGCTCTTTAAAGCAAATTCAAATCATAAATATGACACGGTAGATTATTTCCAAATAGATCCGCAGTTTGGAAGCTTACAGGATATGAAGGAAGTTGTTGAAGAATGCCATGCGAGAGGAATACGTGTAATGCTTGATGCGGTATTTAATCATTGCGGAAAGGATTTCCCTCCATTTCAAGATGTGTTGCGACATGGTGAATCATCGAAATACAAGGATTGGTTTCATGTAAGCTTTTCATCAGCTGGTGACATACAGTATGAAACCTTTGCATTCGAGAAATCAATGCCAAAGTTGAACACTCAACATCCGGAGGTTCGTAAACTTTTATTTGACGTTGGGCAATTTTGGATAAAAGAATGCCACATTGATGGATGGAGGTTGGATGTGGCGAATGAGATTGACCATCAATTTTGGAGAGATTTTCGTTACGTGATAAAACGTGATGATCCTGACGTTTATCTTGTTGGAGAGGTGTGGCATGATGCAATGCCTTGGCTTGACGGAAATCAATTTGATGCTGTCATGAACTATCCTTTCGCACAAATGCTTCATCAATTTTTTGCTTATGACGTTATGAATGTGGAGGAGTTCACATTTACTTTACAAAAGTATTTACACCTTTATCCAAAGCCTGTTTATCAGACGTTGTTCAACATGGTCGGAAGCCATGATACACCAAGAATCATCAATCTTGCAAAAATGAATAAGCAAAAGATTAAGCTGTTATCCGTTTTTCAGTTCAGTTTCTTTGGTTCTCCTTCGATTTACTATGGAGATGAAATCGGCTTAACCGGAGACCAAGATCCCGGATGCCGAAAGTGTATGGAATGGGATGCTTCCAAGCAGGACCAGGATATGTTAACATTCATGAAAAAATTAATTCAACTTCGTAAGCAATATCCTGTCCTCGGAAATGACGGGGAATTCCAACTTTTATCTTATGATAAAAATAAAAATTCTCTTTGTTATCAAAGAGAAAATTCAAAACATCTTGTCATTATTATCATAAATAATCATCCTGAAAGGCAAACGATGCTGCTTCCACTTCAGCTTAAGGACCGCACTATTCTAGATTTATGGAACTCAGAAGAATTTGCTGCGCATTCTGATCAGCTTTCTATCACACTTGATGGATATGATTTTGCGTTATTGCTTTTAAAGAAATAG
- a CDS encoding alpha-amylase family glycosyl hydrolase → MFKQAIKLLLILFLLLGAIPVNAAEKEEKAWQDEIAYYVVVDRFNNGNPKNDGGDLDFEDPTAYHGGDIEGIIKKIEYIHEMGFTSIILSPIFDKENNANEVKTLDEHAGTVEDIKQLVEEAHKLEMNILLDYGEIDQNLTKTATWWMKETDVDGYYFEQVDSIDVSVWKDFHKDLKGLKEDYYLVGSMESDNSNVRSTYIENGFDSILNQTFYEETANVFANVDQPFQPISEVVSQSSQELSTYVDNDRTMRFTRHAIENNQHPGVRLKMAFSYLYTIPGTPIVYYGSEIAVDGGEPPANRPLMNFQSDEELIDYLGKLSIVRKTFPALTKGDYEVLYEKDGMIIFKRSYQEESLIVAINNTTETQKVKIPASDIADNKKLEGLLTGDTFEMENNEFEFILDREIAEVYEIKEKTGLNIPFISVFIIVPVLFILFLILAYRRGKKKS, encoded by the coding sequence ATGTTTAAACAAGCTATCAAACTTTTGCTGATTCTGTTTCTTCTTTTAGGCGCAATCCCGGTGAATGCTGCTGAAAAAGAAGAAAAGGCATGGCAGGATGAAATTGCTTATTATGTTGTTGTCGATCGCTTTAATAATGGAAACCCTAAAAATGATGGGGGTGATCTCGATTTTGAGGATCCGACTGCTTATCATGGGGGAGATATTGAGGGGATTATTAAGAAAATCGAGTATATCCATGAGATGGGATTTACTTCAATCATTCTTTCACCTATTTTTGATAAAGAAAATAATGCTAATGAAGTAAAAACACTCGATGAACATGCCGGAACAGTAGAAGATATTAAGCAACTGGTTGAGGAAGCACACAAACTGGAAATGAATATATTATTGGATTATGGAGAGATTGACCAAAATCTAACAAAAACAGCAACTTGGTGGATGAAAGAAACTGATGTAGATGGCTACTATTTCGAACAAGTTGATAGTATTGATGTAAGTGTTTGGAAAGATTTTCATAAGGACTTAAAAGGACTTAAAGAGGATTATTACTTAGTAGGTTCAATGGAGTCAGATAATTCAAATGTTCGTTCTACGTATATAGAAAATGGTTTTGATTCCATTCTTAATCAGACTTTTTATGAAGAAACAGCAAACGTATTTGCTAACGTCGATCAACCTTTTCAACCAATTTCAGAAGTTGTTTCTCAATCATCGCAAGAACTAAGTACATATGTGGATAATGATCGTACGATGCGTTTTACAAGACATGCCATCGAAAATAATCAGCACCCAGGTGTACGGTTGAAAATGGCATTTTCATATTTGTATACTATCCCTGGAACTCCTATCGTTTATTACGGTTCTGAAATTGCCGTTGATGGGGGAGAGCCTCCGGCAAATCGTCCATTAATGAATTTTCAATCTGATGAGGAATTGATTGATTATTTAGGTAAACTTTCAATTGTCAGAAAAACATTCCCTGCTCTAACTAAGGGTGATTATGAGGTTCTATATGAAAAGGATGGTATGATTATTTTTAAACGATCCTACCAAGAAGAATCACTAATTGTTGCCATTAATAATACAACTGAAACTCAAAAAGTAAAAATACCTGCATCTGATATAGCTGATAATAAAAAGCTTGAAGGCTTGCTGACCGGCGATACATTTGAAATGGAAAATAACGAATTCGAGTTTATCCTTGATCGTGAAATAGCGGAAGTATATGAAATAAAAGAAAAGACAGGTCTAAACATACCGTTTATTAGTGTGTTTATCATTGTCCCTGTATTGTTTATTTTATTTTTGATACTGGCTTATAGGCGAGGAAAGAAGAAATCATAA
- a CDS encoding SDR family oxidoreductase has protein sequence MSNSQNQQKQTMPAQHQEVQPGHEDLMNPKPTFDDKEYTGSGKLKNKVAIITGGDSGIGRAVALFFAKEGANVVISYLDEQKDAEETKKYVEAEGQKCLLVSGDIGDETVCKDLVSKTVETFGQVDILVNNAAEQHPQKGIEDITTEQLERTFKTNIFSFFHLTKAVLPHFKKGSAIINTSSVTAYAGNEQLIDYSSTKGAITAFTRSLALNLAGKGIRVNQVAPGPIWTPLIPSTFPADQVASFGANTPLKRPGQPEELAPAYVFLASDDSSYMSGQTIHVNGGKIVNG, from the coding sequence ATGAGTAATAGTCAAAATCAACAAAAACAAACAATGCCTGCACAGCATCAGGAAGTTCAGCCAGGACATGAGGATTTGATGAATCCAAAACCAACTTTTGATGATAAAGAATATACCGGAAGTGGAAAACTGAAAAATAAAGTTGCCATTATTACAGGTGGAGACAGTGGGATTGGACGAGCTGTTGCTCTATTTTTTGCAAAAGAAGGCGCTAATGTAGTCATTTCTTACTTAGATGAGCAAAAGGATGCAGAAGAAACGAAAAAATATGTGGAAGCAGAAGGACAAAAATGCCTGCTTGTTTCCGGAGATATTGGTGATGAAACTGTCTGTAAGGATTTAGTTTCAAAAACAGTTGAGACTTTTGGACAAGTTGACATCTTAGTGAATAATGCTGCTGAGCAACACCCCCAAAAAGGTATAGAAGACATTACAACCGAACAGCTTGAACGTACCTTTAAAACAAATATATTCTCGTTTTTCCATTTAACAAAAGCTGTGCTTCCTCATTTTAAAAAAGGAAGTGCCATTATCAATACATCATCAGTAACAGCTTATGCTGGAAATGAGCAGTTAATTGACTATTCATCGACCAAAGGTGCTATAACGGCATTTACCCGCTCGTTAGCTCTTAATCTTGCTGGTAAAGGGATTCGCGTGAACCAAGTAGCTCCCGGTCCTATTTGGACACCTCTCATTCCTTCTACATTCCCTGCTGATCAGGTTGCATCCTTTGGTGCAAATACACCACTGAAACGACCTGGACAACCTGAAGAGTTAGCACCTGCATACGTATTTTTAGCAAGTGATGATTCGTCTTATATGTCAGGACAAACGATTCATGTGAATGGTGGAAAAATTGTTAATGGATAA
- a CDS encoding MarR family transcriptional regulator codes for MAISLNEFISIFIHQTDLELTGYIKNKLLPFNIAPEQNLVMMLLWEKDGLSQNEIAIKLDKDKTNIARMAFGLEQKGFVKRIHCPKDRRVQRLYLTKEGMELKEHIIPVANEFNSLLCRNITDEELKQVRQILCKMRANLTNPT; via the coding sequence ATGGCGATCTCACTTAATGAGTTTATCAGTATTTTTATCCACCAAACAGATTTAGAGCTCACAGGATATATCAAAAATAAATTATTACCTTTTAACATTGCTCCTGAACAAAATTTGGTTATGATGTTGCTTTGGGAAAAAGATGGTCTTAGTCAAAATGAAATTGCCATTAAATTAGATAAAGATAAAACAAATATTGCAAGAATGGCCTTTGGACTTGAACAAAAAGGATTTGTCAAACGAATTCATTGCCCAAAGGATCGTCGTGTTCAACGCTTGTATTTGACAAAAGAAGGAATGGAACTAAAAGAACATATTATCCCTGTTGCCAACGAGTTTAATTCATTACTTTGCCGCAATATTACGGATGAAGAACTAAAACAAGTAAGACAAATATTATGTAAAATGAGAGCCAACTTAACAAATCCGACTTAA
- a CDS encoding FMN-dependent NADH-azoreductase produces MSNVLFIKANSRPADQAVSVKLYDAFLHTYKETHKEDTITELDLFQENLPYYGVEEINGMFKRARGMELTAEEEKAANLVQKYLDQFVAADKVVFAFPLWNFSVPAVLHTYMDYLSQAGATFKYTPEGPVGLLPDKKVVLLNARGGVYSEGPAASVEMSVNYVKNVLAFWGITNTADVIVEGHNQFPDRSNEIIEEGIKQATELASKF; encoded by the coding sequence ATGTCAAACGTTTTATTTATTAAAGCAAATTCACGCCCTGCAGATCAGGCTGTAAGTGTAAAATTATATGATGCTTTTTTACACACTTACAAAGAAACTCATAAAGAAGATACAATTACAGAGCTTGATTTATTCCAAGAAAACCTTCCTTATTATGGCGTAGAAGAAATCAATGGAATGTTCAAGCGTGCAAGAGGCATGGAATTAACAGCTGAAGAAGAAAAGGCTGCAAACTTAGTACAAAAGTACTTAGATCAGTTCGTTGCAGCTGACAAAGTTGTCTTCGCATTTCCACTTTGGAATTTCTCAGTTCCAGCAGTTTTACACACATACATGGATTATTTATCACAAGCTGGTGCTACATTCAAATATACACCAGAAGGTCCTGTTGGCTTACTTCCTGACAAAAAAGTAGTTCTATTAAATGCTCGTGGCGGTGTTTATTCAGAAGGCCCAGCTGCATCAGTAGAAATGTCTGTTAACTATGTTAAAAATGTGTTAGCATTCTGGGGAATTACGAATACAGCTGATGTTATCGTTGAAGGACATAATCAATTCCCGGATCGTTCAAATGAGATCATTGAAGAAGGTATCAAACAAGCTACTGAATTAGCAAGTAAATTCTAA